The Podarcis raffonei isolate rPodRaf1 chromosome 7, rPodRaf1.pri, whole genome shotgun sequence nucleotide sequence AAACATCAGTGAGCAAGGAATCAAGTAGAACACCTACtatacagcgggggggggggctttggaaaACAGTGTTCTCTGTCCATTTTCTTCTGTTCATTTTTTACAGAACAGCTTAAAGTACAGAATGCATTCTTATCAAAAGATCCATGAAATGATTTTTAAAGAGTTTAATTTTCAGATTCTCTAGTTATTAATGACTTTTGCGTAATTTGTGTTATGTTATCTCATAAAATATGTGTTATGTTATCTCATAAAAGGGATAAACAAGGTTTTCTTGACACTGAACAAAATTTAGTCATCTTTAAAATGACAGTGAGCAGTGGGCTTCCACCTGTACACCAGAATACTTTTAAACAAAGTTATATAAAGAATGCAACATTTGCATATTATCTTGTATCCTGCAGTAGCTACATTGCTGGAGAAAAATTCTACACTGCATGAAATCTTATTTTTATGATGCTCATATTCAGTAAATTTCCAACAAAGCTTGGCTGCAGTGCTATACAAACTTACCTGGAGCAAGCTCTGTTAAACTTATTTCAAAGCATGAATGCAAAGGATTGTGTTTATCATGCTGGAGTGGGGAATCTGTTTCAATCTGAGGGCTGCATTTCCTTAAGGATAACCTCCCTGGGACTAAATAGTGCTAGTGTGGCAAAAGTCAAACAATGGCGATGGAGCAACAAATATGACACTACAGTACACTACTTTCCAGctatgcaaaagccagaggttccTATGCTCATCACACATCTCTCCATCCTGTGTCCAGATAAGCAAGAgaaccacagttcaaggacacattgcaaccaggcaaaaaacactcaaggacAGTACACAGCCCGGGAAATTCCCAAGGCCAGGggcctaaagcaggggtcagcaaactttttcatcagggggccggtctactgtccctcgaactttgtggggggccggactgtattttgaaaaatataaataccctgcaagcCAGTCCCGCAGCTGCCTCCGGACCTAGAGGAGGAACAtactctgcacgcgctcaggaGCGCGTCTCTGTGCTGCCCGCTCACCGGCGTTGTTGACGAGCAGCAGCCGCTCCATCGGCCTGTCCCTGTGGAGCTCCCAGGCGGTGTGCACCACGCGTTGTGGCCCGTCTTCCGAGGCCAGGTCGGTGGGCAGGCCACTCATGCGGAGCGCCGGGCAGGCGGCATGCAgcttgccctccagctgctccagccGAGCACGCTACCAGCAGCAGCGCCAGGTGCAGGGCCAGCAGGTGCGCCAAGCTCCAGCTGAAGCCCTGTGACGCGCCCGTCACGATGCCCATGGCGTAGCCCAGACCTGCCGCCCGCTGGCCTCTCTGTCCATGACCACACCAGGTTTACCTCAGTGCGCAGGCGGCAAGGCTTCGgactggctgcaggaacttcctgcagccaatctgaagatGTGCCCGTGTCGCCACCTGCCCAGAAGCCATGCCAGCGTTGCTGAAGTCAGTCCCCGCACAGCAAGACGCCTGCAGTGTGTGAGGACTGACTGGGTGGGCGGCAGGGTACACAGGCTGGATTTACGAGCCGGCGGAGGGTCGCATCTGGTCCCTGAAccgtagtttgccaacccctggcctAAAGGACCACTTTGATTCACGGGAgcttcccacccctgctgtaaaacAACATTTCAGATATTTTCTTTGGAGAGCAGTACATTTTGCAGAATGAAAAAAAGCGGGTGGGGGGGCAACATCCAATTGTTATTTCCACTTACAGTGAGACTTACCCTTCCTCCACACACCCCTGCATACCCCTGAAATCTGCTTGAGGGTTGagggaccctctggagcagacttGGGGCACAGGGGCTGCAGAGGCAGATAAGGAAGAAGAATTCCATTGCAACTGCTGACACAATGTTGGATCTTGCCTAACTAAGATGAGCATCAAAGTCCACTTGCATGTACTAACAATATCAAAATTACCTTCTGTTATTAGATCGTCATTCATAACCATAGCAGAGGTCTCCTGGGGGAGGAAAAACATGAATCATTTCTCTAAAGAAAAAACATCTATCTGCTATTTTTGAAAAAGGAACCGTTAAAGCACAATTGCTATAAACATTGTAACCTGATCCTCAgcttcttcctccacctccttTTTTACTTTAAAGTCACATAAAGTTAGTGATTTAATGCAACTGAGCTGAGCTATATTTTGAGTTTATTGCATTTCAGTATAATGGTGGACAAACTCCAAGGGTTTGTCTCGTCTGAATCTTACTCATGTTAAATAAGGACAATCAGTTAAAGAAATGAATCAAACAGAAACATGATCCATGAATACAGTGTAGCTATAATCCTATATGGCTTAGGACCAAGTCTCACTGAACTGGACAGTACTTCATAGTAAACCTCTATACGATTGGTTACAAAAGTTCTTAAAGCCTAGACCTAGTTCAGCCAGCCCTCtcactgtgtgtgtttcaaaaCAGCACAAGTTTACaattacaatcatacctcgggttaaatatgcttcaggtgatTCCGTGGCGATCCggaagttacttccgggtttcagcgctcgtgcatgcgcagacgctcaaaatgacttcACGTGcacgtgcagaagcggcaaattgcgaccCACACACgggcagacgtgggttgcgttctgctcaggatgtgaacggggctccggaatggatcccgtttgcatccagaggtatcaTTGTGTTGACAGATGTTTAAAAGCACCCAACAGCCATATTTAAGGTATATAGCCATTATTTCTACCAATGGCCTTGTAAAAAAGCATGTAAGTATGCTCAAGTGGATACCTGAAATACAGCTGGATTCATAGCTTGCTGTCCCATATTTCCACTCGGTTGCATCCTTTCGTAAGATGCATAGCTGTAGTTGTAGTCATTATATTCAGCATTATAATCTCCATATTCAGCATTATATTCTCCATATTCAGGGTAGTCACCGTAGCGGTCGGCAAAACGGGAACCAAAGCGCTCAGCATAACGTTCAGGAAAACGGTCCCCAAATTGTTCAGGGTAACGTTCAGGAAAACGGTCCCCAAAACGGTTACCTCGTTCAAAACGGTCAGGACGTTCATAGCGATCGAAGCGTTCATTTCTCTCATAATTATACTGGCGGTAGTAGTTTTGATAGTCTTGATAATAATCATTATAACTATAGGGCTGGTACCGCTGAAATTCTGCTTTCAATCTAAAACacaaggcaaaaaacaaaaaaaacagagtACAAGTTATCTAAAGCATGAAATAAAACCAATCATGCCATGGAAAGTCTAGCAAAAAGTCTAGCAAAAACCACATTCCCtagaaaaagttaacctgaatACAGGGTTGAATCATAGTGCTAGGTCTCTCCTTCCATTTGTTCAAGGATTTTTCCTAGCGCAATGGAACATTCTCCCCCTCCTATTTCCCCATGCCCCCAATTTGTACTGGGGTTCCTCCAACTTACAggaacagatttggggaaggtGCATGGCGTACACAGAGGGATAAAAGGGGGGGAACGTCCTATTGTGCAAGCGGAAACCCTGAAAATACTtcaagaaggggaagaagaaggggaagaaggggaagaaggggaagaaggggaagaagaagaagaagaagaagaagaagaagaagaagaagaagaagaagaagaagaagaagaagaagaagaagaagaatcatggCCTGGCTGTTTATGTTGTAATAATTATGCTGATTATTAGAAAGAAAAGCACGAAGATGTTGACAattatgcaaaaacaaaacaaaaatagccCTAGGCTCCAGAGTAGTCATATACAAATGATGTGTTTGTAAGACATTAGTAAATTTCATGAGTTACCTTTTAGAAATGCCTAAAGTCAATCGGATTCGTTTTCCACCTAGACCAGGCGCATTCTGACAATCTTGCAATGCTCTCATCATATCACCTTCTTCAGAAAATCGGACAAAGCCATAACCCCTGAATAGTTTTAATACACATTTTAGTACATGTTCTAACACTcgcaaagaaacagaaaacattCTATTAATATTCAATTCAGCAATTTAGTGCTGCAACTCATCAAGTTTACCATTTCTTCCCCTGGGTGTTCTCACCACACTTCTGGGATATCCCCCCAGGAATCTCTTTCAGAATGATTTGTTAGGGTGCTAGGGCTTGACGAAATAAATCAGAATACTATTTATTTCAAATTTTATCAAACCCTAACACCAACATAAACTGAAATTACTTAGTCTCTAATAATCATGTTTTTTCATAGGTTCTTCGTGCTTACTAAGTTAAATATTATCTAAGTAAGTCACTGGTCATGAAATGACGCCCAAAAAATTGGTTACTGCATCATTGGTGGACTCCTAGATTTCCAATGGTCAGTCAAATAAATTCCATTCCAAAAAATGTTAGCTGCAGAATACTTCTCTTTGCCACCTGTAAACTGGAGACATCTTACCATTCTCCTTACACTTGATTTTGATTAATGTTATCTTCCTTTCCTTATTAAATGCAACATGTGCACTTAAGATATGCAACTTCATAAACAGTTCAAGAATAGTTCAAAAAACTACTCTTGTTTGTTACATGATCATATAGAGCTATGACGTATTAAATCTGGATCATATCAGGTTTCTCAAACTACAGCAGACCTCTCTATGTAAGTGTAAGCACTCACTAAGAACTGCAGCTCTGAATTTCCCTCCCGAACATGCTACTTTTCCATTGAGATACCAGGTTCACACTATGAGAAGACTGAACACCATTTGTCTATCTTCTCTCTTCTTACTGGAGAATCCACATTTGTTTCTTGATGTGCAGAGCTCACTACAAAAAGCTTTTGAGCGCCTCAGTTGTACAGTTTGTTACCACCAATGCTTTTTGTTCTGTAATAAGTTACCTGGAATATCCCAGCAGATCTGTGGCCACTTTGCAGTCTACAGAAGATGGATACCTTTTGAAAAAGTAGTCATAGAGCAAGAAATCATCCACCTCGGGAGTTAACTCTCCTACAAATATTGCAAATTCTGGCCTTGTAAATTCTGGCctaacaaattcttgtcttggaAATTCTGGCCTgtaagaaatgtaaagaaaaaatacAATTAGTAGTCTTGCAGTAAAAGCCTCAGGGCCCTGTATCCACTAGGTTACTTTCCAGAGTGTATGCCACTCAAATACCTACCTAGGATTGATCCAGCCAATACTTGTTTGTCCTTGTCCATGGTGCATTCACGGGCaccatgcacagaagcaattaTCTTGATCATGTCTGAGCAACAATCCTCAAACCACTTTTCTGAAACTCTGCTTCAGACCAAACTGTCCGAGAGGCTGCTCCCCCAACACAAACCACCTTTCCAAACCACCCAAGTGAAAAATATTTACTATACTATTAAATCCATGAAAGAGGTCAATTACCTCCTCCAAAATAAAGTTAAGCAGTACTTTTAAGCAGCTTGTGGGTTTTTATTAGCCTTCTCTGCTTTCGGATTCAAGATAGCAGTTCTCAAAGCTTAATCCAAAGCAACCCTGCTAGCGTCCATGAGCGAAGAGTCAATATTTTGGGTGGAATTCACTCTAGCACCAAAGAGAatgttctgtcagcacaagcatttatATGTGTTTTGTTGGGCAAGCTACACTATCCTCCtgccgtgtgctgttctgggggttccccagacCCTCCAGAGAGGATTTAGGGAAGGCACGGGGGAGCAGCCATGCTGCACTAATGGgagtccttgcactggcttccactaCCAGAAGGGGCAATTAAATCCAGCCCTTTATTTTCTTCACTGTTACCTCACTGCCATCAAGCTTACAAAATAATGTGATTCAACTTATATGGCCAAGCACAGGCACATATTCAACTGATGCAGAAAAGAACTAAAATTAAGCAAGTTTTTCTGCAGCTCGAACTAGTTATTAATTTTATCTATTTTGTTATTACTGTTGCCTTCTCGCATAGCTGTGGCTTGAATCATTTGGAGCCTTCTGCTCTGCAAGCGCCTTTCATGTTCTTTGTTAGCAGCACAGCACTAGCTGGGTAATATATAAAGAGGGCTGATATCTAGGAAATCTTGCATAAGCAGCAAAAAGATGGACCTATGATTCTGCTTCTTCTAGCTCTAGAACTCTAATCCTAAACTCTACATTTATATTCCCACTTTAGAATGGTTAAACTGAAGCAAGAAATAGGGAGAATGAACATGACGGAAATATCATTAACATTAGCAAGTGTGCATGAGATTAAGCAAACAACACCCcaaaatgctgtaatattcataTTCTAAAAAAAATTTGTGCAGCCCTTTTTCCAGCAACATTGATCAGAGAATGCCAATACACTTTACATATATCGTACCTACATATATTAGTCAAAAGCTAAGTATGAAAGAATCTTCAAGTAGCTTTATAGATAGTTATCCTGACAAACGGACACCAGTTGCAAGTATTTAACTAACTGTGGACAATATTATCATAATATAGTTTGGCTC carries:
- the C7H6orf52 gene encoding putative uncharacterized protein C6orf52 homolog isoform X7; this translates as MIPSMPEFPRQEFVRPEFTRPEFAIFVGELTPEVDDFLLYDYFFKRYPSSVDCKVATDLLGYSRGYGFVRFSEEGDMMRALQDCQNAPGLGGKRIRLTLGISKRLKAEFQRYQPYSYNDYYQDYQNYYRQYNYERNERFDRYERPDRFERGNRFGDRFPERYPEQFGDRFPERYAERFGSRFADRYGDYPEYGEYNAEYGDYNAEYNDYNYSYASYERMQPSGNMGQQAMNPAVFQETSAMVMNDDLITEDPQLNIDVHRMNREFMVRSEELFDTLMSCHWQPLDTVTSEIPTAF
- the C7H6orf52 gene encoding putative uncharacterized protein C6orf52 homolog isoform X6, producing the protein MASQAFSPEAAFPHGRRRERWDPRLLSRERPEFPRQEFVRPEFTRPEFAIFVGELTPEVDDFLLYDYFFKRYPSSVDCKVATDLLGYSRGYGFVRFSEEGDMMRALQDCQNAPGLGGKRIRLTLGISKRLKAEFQRYQPYSYNDYYQDYQNYYRQYNYERNERFDRYERPDRFERGNRFGDRFPERYPEQFGDRFPERYAERFGSRFADRYGDYPEYGEYNAEYGDYNAEYNDYNYSYASYERMQPSGNMGQQAMNPAVFQETSAMVMNDDLITEDPQLNIDVHRMNREFMVRSEELFDTLMSCHWQPLDTVTSEIPTAF
- the C7H6orf52 gene encoding putative uncharacterized protein C6orf52 homolog isoform X1; amino-acid sequence: MGPQASVKGKQDTVGKAKKESLPLWWRSPHKKRKKKSKARAGRPDFTSIPSRPEFPRQEFVRPEFTRPEFAIFVGELTPEVDDFLLYDYFFKRYPSSVDCKVATDLLGYSRGYGFVRFSEEGDMMRALQDCQNAPGLGGKRIRLTLGISKRLKAEFQRYQPYSYNDYYQDYQNYYRQYNYERNERFDRYERPDRFERGNRFGDRFPERYPEQFGDRFPERYAERFGSRFADRYGDYPEYGEYNAEYGDYNAEYNDYNYSYASYERMQPSGNMGQQAMNPAVFQETSAMVMNDDLITEDPQLNIDVHRMNREFMVRSEELFDTLMSCHWQPLDTVTSEIPTAF
- the C7H6orf52 gene encoding putative uncharacterized protein C6orf52 homolog isoform X4 → MASQDTVGKAKKESLPLWWRSPHKKRKKKSKARAGRPDFTSIPSRPEFPRQEFVRPEFTRPEFAIFVGELTPEVDDFLLYDYFFKRYPSSVDCKVATDLLGYSRGYGFVRFSEEGDMMRALQDCQNAPGLGGKRIRLTLGISKRLKAEFQRYQPYSYNDYYQDYQNYYRQYNYERNERFDRYERPDRFERGNRFGDRFPERYPEQFGDRFPERYAERFGSRFADRYGDYPEYGEYNAEYGDYNAEYNDYNYSYASYERMQPSGNMGQQAMNPAVFQETSAMVMNDDLITEDPQLNIDVHRMNREFMVRSEELFDTLMSCHWQPLDTVTSEIPTAF
- the C7H6orf52 gene encoding putative uncharacterized protein C6orf52 homolog isoform X2 encodes the protein MGPQASVKGKDTVGKAKKESLPLWWRSPHKKRKKKSKARAGRPDFTSIPSRPEFPRQEFVRPEFTRPEFAIFVGELTPEVDDFLLYDYFFKRYPSSVDCKVATDLLGYSRGYGFVRFSEEGDMMRALQDCQNAPGLGGKRIRLTLGISKRLKAEFQRYQPYSYNDYYQDYQNYYRQYNYERNERFDRYERPDRFERGNRFGDRFPERYPEQFGDRFPERYAERFGSRFADRYGDYPEYGEYNAEYGDYNAEYNDYNYSYASYERMQPSGNMGQQAMNPAVFQETSAMVMNDDLITEDPQLNIDVHRMNREFMVRSEELFDTLMSCHWQPLDTVTSEIPTAF
- the C7H6orf52 gene encoding putative uncharacterized protein C6orf52 homolog isoform X3 — its product is MASQQDTVGKAKKESLPLWWRSPHKKRKKKSKARAGRPDFTSIPSRPEFPRQEFVRPEFTRPEFAIFVGELTPEVDDFLLYDYFFKRYPSSVDCKVATDLLGYSRGYGFVRFSEEGDMMRALQDCQNAPGLGGKRIRLTLGISKRLKAEFQRYQPYSYNDYYQDYQNYYRQYNYERNERFDRYERPDRFERGNRFGDRFPERYPEQFGDRFPERYAERFGSRFADRYGDYPEYGEYNAEYGDYNAEYNDYNYSYASYERMQPSGNMGQQAMNPAVFQETSAMVMNDDLITEDPQLNIDVHRMNREFMVRSEELFDTLMSCHWQPLDTVTSEIPTAF
- the C7H6orf52 gene encoding putative uncharacterized protein C6orf52 homolog isoform X5, translated to MAFHTILWLCYFCQAFSPEAAFPHGRRRERWDPRLLSRERPEFPRQEFVRPEFTRPEFAIFVGELTPEVDDFLLYDYFFKRYPSSVDCKVATDLLGYSRGYGFVRFSEEGDMMRALQDCQNAPGLGGKRIRLTLGISKRLKAEFQRYQPYSYNDYYQDYQNYYRQYNYERNERFDRYERPDRFERGNRFGDRFPERYPEQFGDRFPERYAERFGSRFADRYGDYPEYGEYNAEYGDYNAEYNDYNYSYASYERMQPSGNMGQQAMNPAVFQETSAMVMNDDLITEDPQLNIDVHRMNREFMVRSEELFDTLMSCHWQPLDTVTSEIPTAF